The sequence ctttaacaCATATTCAAAAagttatttgataaaaaatcttaaattagatgtatttaataaatttaacaactatttatagaaaataatttaaattggatatattttatttttcacataaATTTGGAGTTCAATTTCACCATTTGTCCAGTTTTATTTGAAAGGTATATGGTTTAACGCAAAATCAAAACTATGCAGTTTTGAGATATtttgaaactaaaataaagacataataaattagaaatcCTAATTCTGTTTTCACCTCTTCTCTATCGCTCGCAGCCTCCACGCCACTCTCTAACCTCTCAAGCCTCCACCATTGCGAACCCTCAATCGCCGGTTATCTTTCTTCAAGTCCCCACACTCGCAGCATTCGCCGGTCATCTTTCTTCAAGCCCCCACCCTCGCAGCACTCGCCGGCCATCTTTCTTCCCCAACCTCGCATCAGTCGCCGCCGGTcatatttcttcttcaaaccCTCGCAGCAGTCGCCGCTGATCTCGGTATTGTTGCTTTTCTGTCTTTAcctcttattttcttatttcggGCATTACAAGAATCTGAATGTTCATGAAGATTGAAGTTTTACTTGAGATATTTGGTTATTGTTTGGCCTTTTCTAGAAAAGCAGCTATTATTTTGTTGTAATATTGAGTTCTGACTCAGCTATGCGCcagttaatagaattttagGGAGGCAATAAAGTTCCCTAAATACTCAAATTTAGTGAGTTGCAACTGAGTAGCATGTGTTgggttattattttacttacaAATGGGATACTTGTAGCAATTGCAACACGTATCAAAACATAGTCCTAATCTaagtttattctttttttgggTACGCCACATGATCTATACATCAATGCGAAGGTCCCCTCTTTTTCCCTACCCTGCCATTTTTTCCCAACAGGATTTATACCTGACACTTCCCAAAGGAACTCCTAAGCCTTCAAAGCCAGTGTGTCTCAAACTAAGTGAGAGTGCcggtttttcttttcttgcaaTAATCAATGATATCtcttagatttttattttttttaactttctcTCACATTATAGTACTACTGTTTATTTCATTACTAATTAAGTATGTCTACTGCTGCTTCTGGCAAAAAAATGAACACTGTTACAAGAATTTGAAGTTCTAACATGCTAAGATAGATTCTGGCACTTAACTAGGTGTGGTGCTCAACTCTGACTTGCAAAGCCTTTGCTTTTATTACAAACAAGTGTTCCAATAttatgagagagagagatatgGTAAGCTCAATACAATTGAAAGAATTGCTGGAGAAGaagaatagcaagaagatggAGAAGACTAATACTGAGCTATTGGAAAAGGGTATCTTGATCAAAGTTTCTATCTTCCAATCCTGCTTTTGCTTGCCTTTGTTGgattaaatttctttacttttcatctttctaattaaattgCCTTAAAAGGTTTTTGGGTTTTGCTTGCAAGTCTTATAAAGTAGGGATTATTGTGTATTGGTTAATTTTGTGatattgcttttcttttccctttatttgatgtgcggAGCAAATTGAAAACTGTTATTATGAGACATGAAACTCTTGTAAAAATCAATTCTTGGATTTTATATCAAGTGGTAACACAATTTTGGATGCGTGCAAATCTATGGTTTTGTTGGATGGAGGGAAGGAAATCTTTCACCCTAATTAACTATTTGACATTTTtgtcttatttattaatttttgttgtttcAGTAGAAAAGATGAccaaggaagaagaagaaagtaaaaggaacaaatttaagaagaagaaaagaaaagatgaggACAAAAACATTGATCTGATTCACAAATCTGATTCTCTTGGCACTGAGGAAGAACATGGCTTGGATGAACAATATGGTGgattaatagatatttaacAGTCTTGTCTTGTTTATTTGGTTTCTGACAAtcttatcttatttatttgtttttgttgtttcCAGCagaacaaataattaaaggagaaggaaaaagtaaaaagaacaagccaaagaagaagaaaagaaaaaatgaagtgAAAAACATTGCTCTGATTAATAACTCTGATCCATTTGGGACTGAGGATGAGGATGTCATGGATGTTCAGCATGGTGGGTTGATGGGGTTGCATGATCTATTAGTAACATTATTTGATGGTCTTGACTTGACAAGTGCTGGTATATTTCATAAATGACatccttttttctctttattttaggtaaatccaagaaattaaagaaaaagaaaaaggaacacAACACATCAAAGGAGGGTGACAATATACTGGAAAAGAGACAAGAGCCTGTTAATGATGAGGTTTATCAAATTTCTTCAGGAGAAGAGGACTGCTCAAAAGGAATGAAAAGTATGAATCTTATTTTTTGTGATATAGTGTCTTAATAATTCTGTGAAAAACTTGCAATGATGATAGTCAAGGCCATAGAAGGAAACCAAACCATATAATTTTCTCCTATCATTTGTATTAACTAAAAATCAGGCCTAGTCATCAGTCCAAATTGTTAGGGTGTATCCAATTTTTCTAATGATGTTTATAAGTAGGATCTCTATGTGATCAAGGACCGGGATGGTTTGTCTTTGCTGATGGGTATAGCAAGACATTAAGTTTATGTCATGGCTTTCCTGAACTAATAAATGGGTTTGCATAAAATGTCTGTAACAGTCTAGCCTTCTTTCCAGAGAAGGCAGCTGGAAGTGGGTGGGCAGCTGAAATTTACTTCTCTCgtttattcaattattcaaGAGATGTCAACTTAGAAAATGtcttttgttaaaagaaatgaatgagaaaagaaatctatGTTCTTTCTATGCATATTCTATAACTAtctatatcttttatattctcACTTAGAACTTGCACAACAGAATGGATTACGGAATACCATCAGAGTAGAACAGGTCTGAAGGTGCTGCAACAAAGGATAGATGAGTTTATAGTTACTCATGAGGAGAAACTTGAACAGGTATATTCTTTATATCACTTTTCTGAACTAATTCTTGATTGACAACCATATAGGGCttgtattttctatttctcaATCCTTGAATGCATTAACATGCATTATCTAGCTCAGGTTTTCATGAAACATTTGTTGTCCCTACTCAAAAAGACGCCTGTTTAAAAATTGTGAAAAAAATTTCGATAATGGGGATCCAtttcttcattaattttattagaaggTAGACACCATTTTAGGCTGTAGAGAATGTCTGTGATTCAATGCCATGTATTGCAGTATATACTTGTGCCTTTCCTCacttttttctcatttaaatCTGTAAGTGATATGCAAGTCTCCATTATGGGATTGTGTGATCAATATCGTGTTTTTAGATTTTGTCCAAGAGATACAGTTCTTTATGGtcatttatcttctttttgttcttctttgTGGAAAACATGCATCTTTTAgtttctcatttttcttcttatggtATGGTgtaggaaagaaaagaaagagaagccCGTGCTGCAGAAGATGGGTGGACAGTTGTTGTACATcataaaggaagaaagaagacaaCAGATTCTGAAAGTGGAGTTACTGTGGGTTCTGTTGCCCCAGTTGTTGCAGAGAACCAACTGGCCAAGAAGAAGCGTAAAGAAATTGTTGGGCTAGACTTCTATAGGTTTCAAAAGAGAGAAGCTCAAAGGAACGGTATGATGAAACTTGCATTTCTTTCACTCCACCATATTACAATACTGTTCTCAGAAGTACCAAATTACacttaaaaatttgaaatgaaatgTCTTGGTATGCAACAATAGACACACATGCGCTTGTTTGGCGATGGATGTGTCAATTACCATCCTTTGCTATCTAAGCAACTTGCTTCTTGTTGGTATCACTGGTAATTTTGTGGGTCAATCAGACTTTCTATGCTAAGTGTTAATGCAAAACTTCCATGCAGAAATCTTGGCACTCCAGAGCAAATTCGAGCAGGATCGGAAGCGGATTCAACAATTGAGAGCTGCTAGAAAGTTTAAGCCATACTGAGTGCCTGCAAAATCCATGCAAAGAATGACCCTGAGCGATAGCTTCTATGGTATCATCTTAATTTTGCAATGTCAGAAAGACGGCTAATTCCGTAGGATTTGCTACTTCTCTCACTATTTCTCACTACTCAATTTATTGggaaaattagaaatttattcaTAGGTCCTGAGAACTATTAGCAAGAATGTACAATTTTGAGAACATTAACTGAGATGGTACATAAGAGTGATTTTAAGGCTTTGGTTAATCCTAGCAGAATGATGCTTTTCTACTTGGCAATGGTTCTATTAGTCCAAAAATCAGAGAATGAATATGGGGACTGCCTTCAGGATTAATCTTACAGTTCTCTTTCCCCTTTCGGCCGTCTCTTATGCTTATTGAACTGTCCTGCATGCCCCAAGGCCTAGAATATATGGGGCAATGGGATGATGCACAAGAATGATGCTTGAAGCAGATTTTCATGATCGCGAATTCTGTTTCTGGAAATATTAATACTTCCAAGTTATTGTTTTGCATCAAACAACACATAAGATGTCAttctttcttgaaattttagaTTACCTTTGGCTCCTGTGTAATTTCTGGGAAAGTCTTAATTATGATGATAACTTTGAATCACTGGAGATAAACCCGAGATGGagtctctttcctttttaggCAAAAGgtctaaatgaatttttaaattttgggTTAAAGTGAAGTAgtttaattatacttttaaagtCTGAAAGATGTGACTAAACTTTAAACTGAAAGGTGgaataatgatatttttgaaattaatattatttattttaccacgtaatgatataaaaaataattagtttttatgctaaaataaatcatttttttaagctttttaaatttattttttttgcattattaGTTTTGCCTTTTAATagataaaagttataaaatggtcattttttattttgtaattaaattattaaaaagtttaaaagtttaattaattgCATTTTTACCAAAGATATAAGTTTCTGTATTTTATAACTTCAGATTGTCTTGTTAGTACAGAcataaaatcttttctttgtaaaaggaaaataaaagaaatcatatcAGAAGATAATAGgacatgtaaaataaataataggaCAATGAAAACCAAGTTGAACAAGCAAGTGACATTTGGATTCGAATATATTCTTGAGAAACGCCTACAATTTCGGAAAACACACTTCAGCTGGTGCAATGCATCCATATTACTTTTAGCTACCAGTTTCTTGTCCTTTCCCCTTGCCTGCTACTTTCGTTTTCTTCCCACTTCAAGAAAAGTTATCACACGCACCGATTCTCAGGCAGCTAAAtcttttacattttctttccGATCATCATttctaaatttgaataatacGAGCTCTTCTAATGGCAGTAGCTGATTCATGTCCCACGAGGAAGAAGATGGCCATACTAACAAATTAAGGTTTTGCTGTTTCCGTTTATGATGAAGAAACAGAAAATATAGCACATACTATTTCATTGAACGTCAAAACGCAACATTTAAGGTTGTGGAATACAAATTTAACATAGGATCCCACAGCCCATGCAGATATAAACACAACACTAGCAAGCTCAAGTAACAATAGAAGAAAAACTGAAGCAATGCCTAGAGAAGCAGAACAGTGACTGCCCTCATAATTATATAACCCCACGGCACTTTATTAAGTAAGAACAGCAAAATCAAAATACGAAAATAAAACTACGATTCCTCAACTTCCTCGTCCTTCTCATCCTCGCTCCAACAACATTTCAGGATTGACCTCGGAGATGCACAGCCTTTGATCCTCTCGAAACTGTAGTAGATGATTGATCCACCCTTTCCAAGCACTTCATAGTTCCTTCCTCCACAGGAATATCCCTTCACATCTGGAAAGAACTTCAGTTCATCGTGCACAATGTTAGAATGCAGTGCAATGGAGAACTCAGTCGGCTCAAAGCAAGCTAAAACCCTTTCTAGCAGCTGAGTCAAATTCACTTCTTCAAAGTTGTAACCCATTGACTCAAAGCTTGCATAGCTAAAACCATCTTCTGGAGTGATATGGATTGTAGAAATCGCATCCCCTTCAACAGCATTCATCGAGTAACCACAtggatcaaaatcaaaatcacaTATCTCAGATTGTGGGAGGATTTTCCTTATACCAGAATCTTCAGTCATTACAGCAGCTGAACTGGTGTGTGTTTTGTAGAAAACAGATGCTCTCTCTCTGTCCAAACCAGTCATGCACATTTCAAGTGTGTAAATAGGGCTTGAGTGGCACCTCTCATCAATTGCAGCAGAGTAAACATGCCATTTTCGTGTTTCATCAGGACTACCCATAACATATGCCACACTCTCCAAACCAAGTTTGCCAAAATGGCCATCAAGGACAGCTACTTCCTCAGAGAAGCTACGATGTGGGAATGTCTGAGCACTGGGGAATATGAAGCTCCCACGAGTGTACCTCACAGAAGAAACCGAGAGTGATAGTGTATCAGCCAATTTTAGGATTGCTGGGATTGAAAGAAGCAACTTAGTAGTCCCACAAGTTTTAATCATAAGTTTGTACGGGTACACAAAGAGGCTAGATTCTGAAAGAACATAAGAGTCGACATGATCGTTCGAAAGCGAGTCGACAATGGTGCATTCAGCTGGTTTGAGAATCTCATCTAGTTGAGATTTGGACAGAGAGCGGAGGCCCATCCCTCCAGGATCAGCAAAGAAGCCAGGCTCAGAAAAGGATACCTCCAGCCTCTTTTCATAGCCTTCAAATCCAATAGGAGGAACCGACAAGGCCATATTGCCTTAAAACGAACAACAACACTAGTAAAGTAGTATGAGAGAACGAGGAAAGTAGAAAGGAAATGCGAGAAAAGACAATGATAATTCTAAGAAAGCTAAAAGGGGTTATGTCAAACTTGGGAGATCTCAGGATGGCTTTCTCACGCactgcaaaaagaaaacatgacATGAAATCAATAAAACCAGAAACATAACGAAATGTGAGTATAGGCAAAAATGAGTTAAAAACTGCACTCACGTTGGAGTAAGCAGCAGATCTGAATTTCTTAATTCCACCGTGAGGCCTAATGTCTTCAATGCTATAACCGAGGGGAGCTTCGTAGAACAATGATTTcttactactactactactactactagaCTTCTTCTTACCACCTTTAGATTCCATTAGATCATTCAGCCTTGCCTGCAGGATAATACCCAAGAACAAAAATCAGTACCAAAATGAAATCTAGAAAATAAACAACCAGGGAGATTAATCTACAACAATGgatattacaaaataacaaCATTACTTGAAAGCAATTCCTATTACAATCACAAgcaaaataacataatttcaGACAATTAAACACCTAaatcattattcttttaactaCAAGATGAAGCAAAACACAGTACAAAATAACAAGACGtaacaaaaattaacaaatagttTTCTATAATAAAGGCCAAAggacttatttatttttttagaaaaacacATTCCATGGATGTTTGGGGAAAAAACACGAAACAAGACAAGAAGAGAAAACGGAATACAAGCTTCTTAacttctattaaaaaaattgcaacattttcttttcttaatgatATATATGAACCCAAATTTATAagtagtaaaagaaaaaaataaaaaacaatagaACAATAATTCTCTGAAAGTGGCCTAAACAAAATTCACGGTCAGAAACAAAAGAGGTGCTCAagattatctttttcttttttgaaaggtcaaaattatcaaaagagTAAACTTGGAATCAATTCCAAAAATAATAcagaaaaagaggaaaaagaaaaaaaaaaactagaacAAATCAAAATAGATAATTCATGCATGTTAAAGAACAACACACAGAACGCATActtacaaaataaatgaagaaattcCAATCTCAAAAATCCTAGCTCCTTTCTTTGTAACAAGGATCAAAACCCTGTAAATCAAAaccaacaaattaaaaaaccTCAAATCAAAAACAacgacaaaaaaaaaaaagaaatcaacaacGAACAAGAACGTATAGAAAAGAATTACCAATTCTAAACAAATCCGGGAAAAAGCAATAAAAACCAAGCAAGAACACcaatttttagggtttgattggtgcaggaagagagagagagagagagagagagagatttgaGATTCGTGTTCTTTCTGCTAGCGATTCTAAAGGAACGCTCTTTTCATGTGAGGTTCTCGACATGAACCTAATGCGCGTCTTTATAGAGGGGAAGGATGCGTGCCAAGGGATTTACGAAACTGCCAGACTAATGCGTTTTTTCtttcgtttctttttttctatatttgacTGAATTGCCCTTATTGCTTTCGGATTTGTTCTGCTCTTCAAAACGTGTTGGGTTGTTGGCTACGCATCATCTGCGTGACGGCTGGAAAGTGTTACACGTGTTAGGGGTATTTTGGAGATTTTATGTGATTCGTTGTGCTGTGTtttcctatttttatttaggatTTGAATTTATGGAAATTTCTTGAGAATGAGAGAATCCAAATCTGGAAAGCCCAATTAATGTGAAGTTATTATTAACAAATGCTCCAATTTTGGCAGGTGCTATTGTTTGGAATTTCTAATTTtgggatttttattttagtgaccgtaaattttataaattgtatttttttattatatattataataaaattaaaaaattttatctaagtttaataatatatattataaaaaataaaaaaataatacgcatatataatttatcttttagtattaaatgatttaaaatacATACTCTAGTATtctaaactaataaatatattataaattatatatcaattttatatatataaataaataatatataataaacttagacaataattttttaataaaatattatattttagtaaaatactattttaaaagCAAGTAACAAGAATCAAATTTGATTAAGTTTATATTACCTTTAGTTTGTTGGAACAAAATGCAAATTGATCACTAATTTTATAACACGTGttcaatttaatcttttctaaatttatgaatttttttaatccaaatttttatatatgtagttCAAATTAactacatttaaaaaaaatgagaaagtgagttaaaaataaaaaatatagaaaaatcataatgttatttaaaaactatattataatttgtatacagttaatataattacataCTAAGATCTATTACCACAATTATTCTCGTTGAAATCACTCTTATTTCTATCGCTCTCGGCACCACTACTACTATAACTGTCTCTTTTTACTgtcattattaagaaaaaaagtaagaaCATTAtagcaatatttattttattattatattttatttaaatatcaatatatttttatttatataaaaaattaattttttttatttttcattctatttattctctttttaaatAGTGTAACTCACTCTCtcgtttttataaaagatagaGCTAATTTAAGCTATATCTGAAAAAATTTGGATTAAAAcgtctaaaattttaaaaaagaactaaattgAACCCGAACAATAAAATTAGTgaccaaattaaattttactcctaattttttttatcatgcGAGATGCATAAAAGATGTTAAgacaatattattaaatatatgataaaacCTTTTACTAATTTgcaaattttttgaataaacATAATctatttatagttattttacaatataaaatataaaattatccactgaaaaatattttttttttaaaaagttaaaagtcTAAAGATTTgttaaatttgaaaacaattaaataaatcattacaaaatatagtttttaagatttaattaaaattaaagattcaaagtggataaaataaaagtataggGGGCGAGATGCATACAGCTGgatcttttatataatatttaataaattaataattatattaattaatagattatgaaaataatttcgttttataataaataattagtaattctactatttaacaattaataaattttaatatcaatttattgaATGGggatattttaaaagaactaaaataTAACCAAGTAAGATTCGTTTCACTTGccttaatataaaaagatactAATGCCTTTTTAcagtacatatatataaattattgcaaatatttactaatataaaaataagatatttagttagaatataaattaattattttataatattatttgaaaaaaaattaaaataccaaatgTGTCACATGTGTAAACAATGAACCGTTACAATAAAAAAACGTTTTACAttgattttctaataaaatttagttaatttttaattctttttgacagtttgtttaattatttaagtgACGTTACAAgaattaattgtaaataacagtgaataaataagaataaataagtTAGAGAAAAACTTgtattaaatttgttaaagCTTTCTATTAGTGCTTgcgataaatataaatattaaaatataattaaataaaaatatttgttaaaaactaaagatattaacaaaaaaattatatttgaataaaattttaaatattataaaattgttgATTGTTGGTGCCTAGATCCTTCGCTTTggttctaattttttataaaaattttaaaattttatttttttcaatttactcCTATATATAGAGATAACGTAGagctttatttattattatttttttttactccAGGAGTTAAAGTTGAAAGTATAGATAACTAAACATACTTTTTTCTATCCTTTTTTTCATATGCTAAAATtcattgttttaattattaactaattaattaacttatttattatggcataaatattttttgagcttttattattatttgaatttacctaaaaaatataaactaaaaaaatttataatttttaaatttatataatgtaATATGTTGTAAACTTATtggtaaataattattttagattttttattacataaattcaattagttagtaattttaatatttaataaatttaatttattggagatattaattattagaattcgGAATAAAGAATTCAAACCGGTTAatctagaagaagaaaagaaaagcacaCACGTGAGGCGGAGCAGAGGAAGGTGATGGGAGAGAATTGGATGCGGTTGATTTGAAGGGTgaataattagaaaaacaaaatgaagGGAACATACGTGGAGGAGAGGGAGCGTGAAGTCAGAACAGAAATCCAAAAGTGGAATTGTTTGTATGGTATTGGTAGTAGCAGATCATCATTAttatctatctatctatctatcttACAGCAAATACGACACCAAGTCTGTGAGTTGTGTTTTTGTCCCTTTTCTCTATCTGTTCCTTGGCCACGCTCGTCTTGCGtggccttttttttttttttttttgtgtggCTCCCGCAGCAGCATCTTTTATTTGTGGTCCCACTCTAATCCACTTGCAATTACCACTACACCCCTTTCTCCCACTTCCCCAAATATTCCAAATTGTTTCTTtggagattttcttttttagattttcttatcACGTGAATTTattccattattattattattatcgtAAAGTTGTGCATTATACacacttctttttatttttttaccaaATAGGTCCCTCATCAgcaagaattattaaaatgaaacaaacTATAGTGTTCCTCTTGGTTTAATGTTAGCTCATATTTGAGACTATGAAACTTGAGAAAACATCTTGCCTACAATACCCAGTGAGTGGAATTGTGAAGTTAAACAACTCATTCAGTCAGCAACTCCCTCATATTCAAACCCCATAACTGATAAATTTGCAGTCAGAAATCAGTAATCAATGTTCCAAATTTGATTTCTAATCTATCATAATGGACAACCAAAACAAATCCAAAACGATCAGCTCAAGGGATAAATGGATATTTTTGACTTGAgcaatttataagaattaagaaaattaatatttattattttaaatctgTTTTTTCAGCTACAACCACCAAACAAATTGGAGGATAAGAATGCTCTGTCAGTGACAAATCTTTGTATCATTGCAAtgctaaatttatttcttttttgtttaaaaatacAAAGGTGACCTACTCAGCATCTTTATCAGTATCCATTTTAAGCACAGCTGAGAACAAATAATGAGCATTCcatccaaataaatatattacccATTGCTATCACCTTACTGTTATTTCTGATAAAGATTTCGCGCGTGAAACACATGGTTCAATGGATATTGTCAACTATGAACAGTGATCCAACACAAAAACATTTAACATTTGTGTACCCATCTTCATACATTCACA comes from Ricinus communis isolate WT05 ecotype wild-type chromosome 5, ASM1957865v1, whole genome shotgun sequence and encodes:
- the LOC8277308 gene encoding S-adenosylmethionine decarboxylase proenzyme, which translates into the protein MALSVPPIGFEGYEKRLEVSFSEPGFFADPGGMGLRSLSKSQLDEILKPAECTIVDSLSNDHVDSYVLSESSLFVYPYKLMIKTCGTTKLLLSIPAILKLADTLSLSVSSVRYTRGSFIFPSAQTFPHRSFSEEVAVLDGHFGKLGLESVAYVMGSPDETRKWHVYSAAIDERCHSSPIYTLEMCMTGLDRERASVFYKTHTSSAAVMTEDSGIRKILPQSEICDFDFDPCGYSMNAVEGDAISTIHITPEDGFSYASFESMGYNFEEVNLTQLLERVLACFEPTEFSIALHSNIVHDELKFFPDVKGYSCGGRNYEVLGKGGSIIYYSFERIKGCASPRSILKCCWSEDEKDEEVEES
- the LOC8277357 gene encoding protein FAM133B isoform X2, which translates into the protein MRERDMVSSIQLKELLEKKNSKKMEKTNTELLEKVEKMTKEEEESKRNKFKKKKRKDEDKNIDLIHKSDSLGTEEEHGLDEQYEQIIKGEGKSKKNKPKKKKRKNEVKNIALINNSDPFGTEDEDVMDVQHGKSKKLKKKKKEHNTSKEGDNILEKRQEPVNDEVYQISSGEEDCSKGMKKWITEYHQSRTGLKVLQQRIDEFIVTHEEKLEQERKEREARAAEDGWTVVVHHKGRKKTTDSESGVTVGSVAPVVAENQLAKKKRKEIVGLDFYRFQKREAQRNEILALQSKFEQDRKRIQQLRAARKFKPY
- the LOC8277357 gene encoding mRNA export factor GLE1 isoform X4 — its product is MTKEEEESKRNKFKKKKRKDEDKNIDLIHKSDSLGTEEEHGLDEQYAEQIIKGEGKSKKNKPKKKKRKNEVKNIALINNSDPFGTEDEDVMDVQHGKSKKLKKKKKEHNTSKEGDNILEKRQEPVNDEVYQISSGEEDCSKGMKKWITEYHQSRTGLKVLQQRIDEFIVTHEEKLEQERKEREARAAEDGWTVVVHHKGRKKTTDSESGVTVGSVAPVVAENQLAKKKRKEIVGLDFYRFQKREAQRNEILALQSKFEQDRKRIQQLRAARKFKPY
- the LOC8277357 gene encoding eukaryotic translation initiation factor 5B isoform X3; its protein translation is MRERDMVSSIQLKELLEKKNSKKMEKTNTELLEKEKMTKEEEESKRNKFKKKKRKDEDKNIDLIHKSDSLGTEEEHGLDEQYAEQIIKGEGKSKKNKPKKKKRKNEVKNIALINNSDPFGTEDEDVMDVQHGKSKKLKKKKKEHNTSKEGDNILEKRQEPVNDEVYQISSGEEDCSKGMKKWITEYHQSRTGLKVLQQRIDEFIVTHEEKLEQERKEREARAAEDGWTVVVHHKGRKKTTDSESGVTVGSVAPVVAENQLAKKKRKEIVGLDFYRFQKREAQRNEILALQSKFEQDRKRIQQLRAARKFKPY
- the LOC8277357 gene encoding mRNA export factor GLE1 isoform X1, whose protein sequence is MRERDMVSSIQLKELLEKKNSKKMEKTNTELLEKVEKMTKEEEESKRNKFKKKKRKDEDKNIDLIHKSDSLGTEEEHGLDEQYAEQIIKGEGKSKKNKPKKKKRKNEVKNIALINNSDPFGTEDEDVMDVQHGKSKKLKKKKKEHNTSKEGDNILEKRQEPVNDEVYQISSGEEDCSKGMKKWITEYHQSRTGLKVLQQRIDEFIVTHEEKLEQERKEREARAAEDGWTVVVHHKGRKKTTDSESGVTVGSVAPVVAENQLAKKKRKEIVGLDFYRFQKREAQRNEILALQSKFEQDRKRIQQLRAARKFKPY